The following proteins are encoded in a genomic region of Aptenodytes patagonicus chromosome 13, bAptPat1.pri.cur, whole genome shotgun sequence:
- the PRR35 gene encoding proline-rich protein 35 — MSKDDVSCKLTSVYKHKERKPKKPHYIPRPWGKPYNYKCFQCPFTCMEKSHLYNHMKYSLCKNSLSLLIESDWPYKKGNLLHPELRLLHATETSRLHGQRDKQETCDSSATLGGSVRTKQASGRDGHEDKLMSGVEILPAEGAGEEGGPFPEEEEDVAGLLREMDAGEKKEKNEEAGCQGDPAEPEVNTLVFGFKNKRDKPCKEVEPDFIITDVFSLKNHVMKSREMASPDLDAKPKHCKVPKKCLASSGILMEQWKLVANGQRRNTPEVSSPCTDSNIIPCYPPPAYSDYHEPQGLNLSLLGINYPLNPSLFSYLSPTMANSATTHPHLAQLPFLASTAQLMHPHASHFQPLQSPERSAFLPRFYYPLLFEHTFSSTESKMSSSKPEAQQLVGSVMPTPPQAKPPSEPTKPGLLKVPVLKTGFPWSKGVREEPASELSHPAMLGQEEEEKWLSQEKDSNSTLGLNNLRKKPATDIYQNMVGMKDGTFAHSSVQKTELPVVACLETSSPPGNSLKRKFTANGLDLIGPERLMPGKLSYQSSGSRANPGHIPKALDHWHTEVLAGRPEELERGNDAEVLPSVGAGLDHGLCKQSRPQETSATMTDSEATTVLIGDLSKTLEEYQEVEKKLSDLAKEDTPGQKELRDQLVKIQRELYHIHQALEKATKPHEGPLDLSVKRSSEGLEKVQQAKKEPCNMSLGSEKLHGKDQGALNKCTATGEAGDGEGLPNCLLEAENKTIDLLIKMSRSESLRTSSSEAHLGAVIKAEVLPLTMPLELRHVMEPYYSRTTKCEADSSVLLCSDGRSSTTQGPQLPVTTEDGPLGCRAMQRSLSCSLPSETDAVCVHSPLHADP, encoded by the exons ATGTCCAAAGATGACGTGAGCTGCAAGCTGACCTCCGTCTACAAGCACAAGGAGAGGAAGCCGAAAAAGCCCCACTACATCCCGAGGCCATGGGGCAAGCCGTACAACTACAAATGTTTCCAGTGCCCCTTCACCTGCATGGAGAAGTCCCATCTCTACAACCACATGAAGTACAGCCTGTGCAAGaactccctctccctcctcatcGAGTCCGACTGGCCCTACAAGAAGGGCAATCTGCTCCACCCAGAGCTGCGGCTCCTGCACGCAACGGAGACCTCCCGCCTGCATGGGCAGCGGGACAAGCAGGAGACCTGCGACTCCTCAGCCACGTTGGGAGGGTCAGTTAGGACCAAGCAGGCCTCCGGCAGGGACGGCCATGAGGACAAGCTGATGTCAGGGGTGGAGATCCTGCCTGCTGAAGGGGCTGGTGAAGAAGGTGGCCCAttcccagaggaggaggaggatgttgcTGGCCTGTTGAGGGAGATGGATGCgggggagaagaaagagaaaaatgaagaggcAGGTTGCCAAGGTGACCCAGCTGAACCAGAAGTGAACACTTTGGTCTTCGGTTTCAAGAACAAGAGGGACAAGCCTTGCAAGGAGGTGGAGCCCGACTTCATCATCACAGACGTCTTCTCCCTCAAGAACCACGTCATGAAAAGCAGGGAAATGGCCTCCCCAGACCTAGATGCTAAGCCAAAGCATTGCAAAGTGCCAAAGAAATGCCTGGCCAGCAGCGGGATCCTCATGGAGCAGTGGAAGCTGGTGGCAAATGGGCAAAGGAGGAACACACCTGAGGTCTCCTCACCTTGTACCGACAGCAACATCATCCCGTGCTACCCGCCTCCAGCCTACAGTGACTACCATGAACCTCAGGGCCTCAACCTCTCACTGCTGGGTATTAACTACCCGTTAAACCCCAGTCTTTTCTCCTACCTGAGCCCCACCATGGCCAACAGTGCTACGACACACCCGCACTTGGCTCAGCTGCCCTTCCTGGCCTCCACGGCCCAGCTGATGCACCCACATGCCTCCCACTTCCAGCCTCTGCAGAGCCCCGAGCGCTCAGCCTTCCTTCCCCGCTTCTACTACCCCTTGCTCTTCGAGCACACCTTCAGCTCCACTGAAAGCAAGATGTCCTCCAGCAAGCCAGAAGCCCAGCAGCTGGTGGGCTCTGTCATGCCCACGCCGCCCCAAGCCAAACCTCCCAGTGAGCCAACCAAACCAGGGCTGCTGAAGGTACCGGTTCTGAAGACAGGTTTTCCTTGGTCCAAAGGTGTCAGAGAGGAGCCAGCCTCCGAGCTCAGCCACCCTGCCATGCTGgggcaggaagaagaggagaaatggcTGTCCCAAGAGAAGGACAGCAACTCAACTTTGGGCCTCAACAACCTACGCAAAAAGCCAGCCACTGACATCTATCAAAACATGGTGGGGATGAAGGACGGTACTTTTGCCCACAGCAGCGTCCAGAAGACAGAGTTACCGGTGGTGGCCTGTCTGGAGACCAGCAGCCCTCCAGGCAACTCCCTGAAGAGGAAGTTCACTGCCAATGGGCTGGATTTGATAGGACCTGAAAGGCTGATGCCGGGAAAACTCAGCTACCAGAGCAG TGGTTCAAGGGCCAACCCTGGCCACATCCCCAAGGCCCTAGACCACTGGCACACAGAGGTCCTCGCAGGCCGGCCTGAGGAACTGGAGAGGGGCAATGACGCTGAAGTTCTTCCCTCTGTGGGTGCTGGCCTGGACCATGGCCTCTGCAAGCAGAGCAGACCCCAAGAGACTTCTGCCACCATGACAGACTCTGAGGCCACAACCGTGCTTATTGGGGACCTGTCCAAAACCTTAGAGGAGTACCAAGAGGTGGAGAAGAAACTGTCTGATCTGGCAAAGGAGGACACCCCTGGGCAAAAAGAGCTGAGGGACCAGCTGGTCAAAATCCAAAGGGAGCTCTACCACATCCACCAGGCACTGGAGAAAGCCACCAAACCCCACGAGGGGCCTCTGGACCTCTCGGTGAAGAGATCCTCTGAAGGTCTGGAGAAGGTCCAGCAGGCCAAGAAGGAGCCCTGCAACATGAGCCTGGGAAGTGAGAAGCTCCACGGCAAAGACCAAGGGGCCCTCAACAAATGTACGGCCACCGGGGAGGCTGGAGATGGGGAGGGGCTGCCAAACTGCCTCCTCGAGGCCGAGAACAAAACCATCGACCTGCTgatcaagatgagccgctccgaGAGCCTCCGGACATCCTCCTCCGAGGCCCACCTGGGCGCTGTAATCAAGGCTGAGGTCCTGCCGCTCACCATGCCCCTGGAGCTCCGGcacgtgatggagccctactACAGTCGTACCACCAAGTGCGAGGCAGACTCCAGCGTCCTGCTCTGCTCCGACGGCAGATCCAGCACCACGCAGGGCCCTCAGCTCCCGGTCACCACTGAGGATGGGCCCCTGGGCTGCCGGGCCATGCAGCGCTCCCTGTCCTGCAGCCTTCCCAGCGAGACAGACGCAGTGTGTGTCCACAGCCCTCTGCATGCCGACCCCTAA